Genomic window (Ureibacillus composti):
TTCCACAACATCCGCAACATTTGGCCTGTTAAGAAAAGAATTAATCAGCAATTTGGGAATGAAGAGAGCAAAAGCCTTTTTATTAAGATATGGTTGGAATTTAGGGGTCGCACACGCAAAAGAAGTGTTGAAAAATCCGACGAAGCTTGAAGATATGCTAAATAAGGGTGGAGAGTTACACTTACAAACCGGTCAAATTTCAAAGATGATTTCCGAAAGAACACTAGAAATTGGTGAAAATGGTGAGGTAATCTACATTTATGCAACAGGAAAATGGCTTGATTCATTTGAAGTGAAAGAGCATATAAAAAACCACGGAATTTCTGACCATCCAGTTTGTCACACCCTTGCCGGTCTTGGTAGCGGTTATACTTCTATGATTCTTAAAAGAAAAGTGTTTTTAAAGGAAATAAAATGCCGTGCAATGGGTCATGAAGATTGTGTGTATGAAATGCGGCTAGAAGAAGAATGGCATGATCATCCGGAAATGCTAGAAGAAATAAAACTATACAATGAAAGTAGTTTTATTGACGAATTAAATTATACTTATGAACAATTATTAGAACAAAAAAATTATATTGAAAAAGTATCTACATTTCATGATACGTTAACTACAAAATTGTCGGAGGGTCAGTCTATTGAGGAACTAGTTCGCACAGTTTCCGAAACGTTACACCTTCCCGTCACAGTTGAAGATTTAAACTTTCAAGCGCGAATTTATGAAGGATTTACCGAAGGGGAATATGAGAAGCTAAATGAAGACTTTTTAAATTCTTTATCAAGAACGAGAAGTGGGAAAATCCAATCTGTAACTTATAATAAAACGTTCATTATCCGAGGCCAATATCACAACCGCCTTGTCACACCTATTACAGTTCAAAAGCAAATCATTGGTTATTTTACATTTATTTATAAAGATAAAACTATTGAATTAGAGAACGACATGAAGTTTATTCAGCGTGCAGCTAGCTCTGCCGCATTATATTTTTTGAATGAAAAAACAAGTATTGAAGCAGTTGAAAACATGAAAGGTTATTTTTTCGAGCAACTGTTATTAAAACAATATGCTTCTGAATCTGGGGTAATTTATCGTGGATATTATATGGGGATTGATTTAAAAGAGCCGTACTATATTGCAACATTAAATTGTTCTTCTAATCAACGAGATACCTCAAGTATGGAGTTTTATGACCAAATTATTCAATCAATTACTAGATATCTAGAAATGCAAAGTTTTAATATATTAATTACAGAGTTTAACAAACAAATTGTGATGCTCTTGCCAAAGGTGCAAGATCTATCATTTATACTGGGGAATATTTTAAGCCACTTAAATAATCAGTTCCGAATAGTGAATTTTCGAATTGGACTTAGTAATGTAAGCGATACCATTGAACATATTACCGAGAGTCTAGAAGAGTCTCAAATTGCGCTTCGAATTAATAATGATGACCAGGTCGTTTATTTTGAAAATGCAAGTATAGTCGGTACGCTTATAAACTCGAAAAACATGATGACTATTAGAAGAAAAGCAGAAAAGGAATTGCAACCGATCTTACAGCTGAAGGAAGCGAAACGTGATGAACTCCTTAAAACGATGTATGTTTTCTTACTCAATGGTGGAAACCTTCAACAATCAATTAGTGATCTTTCTTTATCGATGAGTGGGCTTATGTATCGAGTTTCAAAAATCGAAAAATTATTAAATAAAGAATTACGAAATCCGATTGTTGCTTATGAATTATTGTTGATGTTAGATGCGCTTAAAATTTTAGGGGATATCGAAGTTTAGAAAATAATAGTATAAAAAATTATTTAAAATTGGGTGTTTTGTCAGTTATTTTATAGCTGAGGAAACACCCATTTTTATTATTTTTTTGATGAATAAAACGTTTTCAATCGATTTCGAAAAACCAATAAAATTTATTGAAATTTGCTTTTAAAGTTAAATGTTTTTTGTTCTTACAATTTTCTGAAAAAATCGATAAATTTGTATCAAGAAGTAAACTAATGGCACTGTAATTAATTGTTGAAAGTTTTAATACGGACATTGTCTTAACAAATTGGACGCGGTCATGGGGTGATGTAGGTTTCGAAAATGGGGGGGAATTCATTACCTTGAGCAGTTCAACATTGACACAGGCCAAAATAAAAAAAGGGGTGTAGTACATGAGTCAAGCGGTAAAACTAGAAAATCCTATTCTATTCGCAAGATCTTTAGTGAGTAAATTAAGAGAACGTGCACAAGAGACGGAAGATATTCGACGTATTCCAGAAGCCACTATTAAGGAGCTAAAAGAAGGCGGTTTATTTACAATGTTGAGACCTAAGCGTTATGGAGGTCAAGAATTAAACTTAAGGACTTATAGCGAAGCAGTAGTGGAAATTTCACGTGGTTGTGCCTCTACTGGTTGGATTGTTGCACTTTGTGCAATTCGCGAACTAATGGTAGCAGAATCTTTTTCTGAAAAGGCGCATGAAGAAATTTTTGGTCAAAACCCAGATGACGTTTTATTTGCTGGAGTCTATGAACCTAGAAAATGTATTGCGAAAAAAGTAGATGGTGGCTATCTAATCGAGGAAGGATTCTGGATGTTCTGTTCTGGCTCATTACATGCAACATGGGGTTACTTTGGGATGCCAGTGTATGACGAAGAAGGTGTTATGATTGACCAAAAGTTAATGACCCTTCCCTTTAAAGAACTAGAAATTAACGATGATTGGCATACTTTAGGCTTAAGAGGAACAGGTAGTAATAGTGTGACAATGAAAAATGTTTTCATTCCAGATCATCGTGTAACGTCATTTAATGAAGCATTAAATGGAAACTTTGAATCAACACACTTACGCGATATCCCACTATATCATTCAGCACTATTCCCAGGTTTAATTTTATCACTTGGCTTACCTGGTTTAGGTGTCATTAAAAATGCACTTGAGATTTTCAAAGATGCACTTCCATACCGTCGAGCAGTTCATATGGGCGTTGAATTTGTAAAAGATGCTTCAAGCACACATGCAATTTTAGCAGAAGCGACATTAAAAGTTGAAACAGCTGAACATTATTTCTATAACTTAGCTGATGAAATTGATCGATGGGCAAGCAAGAAAAAATATATGGATCGACCAGCTCGTGTAAAAGCTTTAGCAGACATCGGATACGCAAATAAATTATTAAAAGAGGCACTAGATTTATTACTAGCTGGTAGTGGTTCAGGTTTCGTTTATGATGGTCATCCAATGCAACGCATCATTCGAGATTTCTTAACACTACATTCTCACCGTTCATTATCTCCAATTATTACCCTAGAAAACTATGGACGCGTGTTATCAGGCTTAGAGTCAAATGCATTACGTTATTAAATGAAATATTGTATCCGTTTACAAACTGTACAGCGTGAAGGGAATTTGGACTATTACTCCTAATTCCTTTCATTCAAGTGAAGTGGAAAACACTTATTTATTTTACTAGATTTCTTTATTGATGGGGGAGCTTATATGACAAAACCTGAAATTTCAAAGTTGGGGTATGTTTCGCTAGTTTCAACTGATTTAGAAAAGTCACTAGTCTTTTTTAAGGAAGTGATTGGGCTAGAAGAAACAGAAGTTGTGGATGGAGTTCACTATTTACGGGCATGGGGTGATTTCCAACATCATACGTTATCCATTCGTCAAGGTGACCGAGCTTATGTAAGTCATATTAGTTGGCGTACTAAACAAAAAGAAGATGTACTTGCATTTAAAGAGTTACTTGAAAATGAAGGGATTAATGTTCAAAAAATTGAACCTTGGACAACACCAGGTATTGGGGAAGCTATTCGCTTTACAGTACCAAGTGGTCACACGTTTGAACTGTATTATGATGTAAAAAAACCTGCAGCAGATGAAAAAAGAGCATCGGTTCTTAAAAATCAAACATATAAAGCGTGGGCGAAAGGGATCTCTCCTAGAAGAATTGACCACGTAAATCTTCATACATCAGAAGACTGGAAAGAAACTTATTCATTCTTCCAAGACGTTTTAGGATTTAAATTACGTGAATATCTAAAGGAAGACGAAAGTAATCAAATTTTAGCAGGCTGGATGAGTGTGACGGCATTAGTACATGATGTGGCACTTGTATCCCGTCAAAAGGATGAGCTTCCAACACCTGCACGTTTACACCATCTATCGTATTGGGTAGATGATTCACAAGACGTCTTACGAGCTGCAGATATTTGTAGAGAACATGGTTTAAATTTCTGTGGACCTGGAAAACACAGTATTTCTCAAGCTCTTTACTTATATGTTGCAGATCCAGGTAGTGGTTGTACAGTTGAAGTATTTAGTGGTGGGTATTTAATTTTTGAACCAGATTGGGAACCCGTTGCGTGGAATGCATCAGAACGAGCATTTGGTAATACGTACTGGGGAGACAGTATTACGAAAAAAGAAATTATCAAACATACAATCGAGGCTTAATTGTCTCAAAAGGGGAGGAATTTCGCATGGTGAACGTAACTAGTCAAATTACAAGTGAACTGATTAAAACAGAGGATTTTGAAACATTTTTAAATCGTTCAGGTGAAGGAAATGAAGAAACAATTTTATTTTTACATGGTTCTGGCCCTGGAGTAACTTCTATTGCGAACTGGCAAGCTGCATTAACAGATGCAGGTGAAAAGTTTCATTGCTTAGCACCTGATTTATATGGTTTTGCGGGCAGTAGCCATCCTGATGAGCCCTTAAAAAATCGACAACAATGGATGGATCAGTGGGTTAAACAAATTATTCAATTGCTAGATCATTTAGGAGTAGAAAAAACTCACCTTGTTGGAAATTCGTTAGGATGTTCAGTAGCTCTCGAGTTATTAATCGAATATCCAGAACGAGTTAATAAGGTCGTGTTAATGGGACCTGGTGGAACACCAAACACAAAAATTAGTTATGAATTAGCAAGAGCAAAAAGTTTCTATGACAATCCTTCTAAGAAAAAACTTCAACAAATAATGAGTTGGTTCGTCTATGATGCAGAAAAAATGAGGCCAACAATTGAAGCCATAACAGATAGTCGCTACGAAAATGCGATGAGACCAGAAGTTCGCCGCTCTAACGACTCAATCTTTTCAACGGTTGCTGTGCCTGTTCCTACAGTAGCATTAAACCGTATTGAAAATGAAGTACTTCTTGTACACGGTTTAAATGATAAAGTTTGCTCAATTGAATCAAGTTATTATCTATTAGAGCACTTGAAAAATGCACACCTTCATGTATTTGGTCAATGTGGTCACTGGACGCAATTAGAAGAAAAAGATCGTTTTAATCATTTGATTCAAGAATTCTTCTCAAATAAATTATAAAGAATAAATCACTCGGGTGTTTTCGAGGAGCTGAATATATGTCGAACAACGAAAGCTTTGATTACCAAACAGATGTTGTTGTAATTGGTGCGGGGAATGCAGCTATGTGTGCTGCAATTTCTGCAAGTGAGAACGGTGCGAGAGTCATCGTTTTAGAAAAGTCTCCTGAGCGGGAAAAGGGCGGAAATACAACGTTTACTCATGGTTCCATACGGTTTGCTTATAACGATCAAAACGATATTAAGGAAATCATCCCTGATATGGAGGAAGAAGATTTCCGTATCACTGATTTTGGAAGCTATACAGAGGAACAGTTTTATGAGGACCTTTGTATTATGACAGATTATAAAACAGATCCTACGCTTGCTTCCATATTAACAGGTGAAAGCTTTGAAACGATGAAGTGGTTAGTAAAACACAATATTCGTTTCATACCGATTTATGGAAGACAGGCTTTCAAAATCGATGGCATCTTTAAATTTTGGGGTGGAATGGTATTAGAGTCTGTTGGCGGTGGTGCTGGTTTAGTTGATGCCCTACATCTTGAGGCTTCAAGACTTGGTGCAACAATACTGTATGAAACAATGGCTGTAGAATTACTCCATAATGATGATGGGATCTATGGAGTCGTAATAAAAGAAAAAGGAAAAACGAAGCGAATTCACACAAATTCAGTTGTGTTGGCTTCTGGTGGATTCCATGCAAATGTGGAAATGCGTACAAAGTATTTAGGTCAGAAATGGGATATCGTCCATACTCGTGGTAGCAGGTACAATACGGGGGAAGGAATCCAAATGGCGCTAAATATCGGGGCATTACCAGCCGGGAATTGGTCCACAGCGCATTCTGTAACAGGTGACCGATATTTACCTGATTTTGAAGAAGGATTCCAAAGATTAAGTTATCCATTCGGCATTATGGTCAATGCTGATGGAAAACGTTTTGTTGATGAAGGAGCCGATTTCCGAAATTATACGTATGCAAAATATGGTCGCATCATTTTACAGCAGCCTAATAATTGTGCATGGCAAATTTTCGATGCGAAAGTAGCACCATTATTGCGTGAAGAGTACAAAGGGAAAAAAGTAACGAAAGTAAAAGCTAACACACTAGAAGAATTAGCAGATAAAATTGGCGAAATTCATAAAGTGAACTTCCTTCAGGAAATTAAATCTTACAATGAATCAATCGATCAATCGACACCATTTAATCCAAATATCAAAGATGGTCGTCAAACAATAGGTCTTAATGTACCGAAAACGAATTGGGCAAATACCATTGATACAGCACCTTTCGAAGCATATGCGGTTACGTGCGGAATTACCTTCACATTTGGAGGATTAAAAATAAATGAACGCGCAGAAGTACAAAGCATTCAATATAATAAAATTAATGGATTGTATGCGGCGGGAGAAGTAGTTGGTGGTCTGTTCTATTCAAATTATCCAGGCGGTGCAGGTTTAATGGCAGGCTCTGTTTTCGGAAAAATAGCTGGGGAAAATGCTGCTAAACATGCAGTTCAAACTACTGTTGTTAAGTAACGCATTAAAAAGTTGCCTCTTTTTAGAGAGGCGACTTTTTTAATGTAGAGTTAAACTGCTCCAAAAAATTTCGAATCACTATCTTGGATATCCCAATAGGTAATACTAAAATTTCTCCTTTTCACTCACCATTGATTAGTTAAAATATTCCTTCATATCTACAGGAGCTGAGACTTGGTTTAGGCCAATAAGCAACTTTAAGCGTGCTTTTTGTCCATTGATTCCAGTGGCAAAGATGACGCCTAATTCTTCTAAGCTTTTTCCGCCACCTTCATAACCGTAGACACCTTCAGCAATCCCATTAAAACAGCGAGAAACCGCTACAACTGGTATGTTTGCATTAAGTAACTTCTTAATTCCTTTTACCACATCAGGCGGAACATTCCCCTGACCCAATCCTTCAAGTACCACTCCATCATAGTGGCATTCCATAAGCATCTCTACTAAATCAGCTTCCATTCCCGCATAAACTTTTAATAATGCAACTCGTTTTTGAATAGAATGTACTTCGACGAAACGTCTACGAATCGGTGCATGATGAAAATGCACAACTTTTTTTGTGACTAATCCAATCGGTCCGTATTGGGGACTTTGGAAAGTATTAATACTTGAAGTTGACGTTTTTGTAATATTAAAAGAATGATGAATTTCATCATTCATCACAACGATGACTCCTTTGTCCCGAGCATTCTCATCACAAGCCACTCGAACCGCTTCTACTAAATTATAAACTCCGTCTGCCCCTAATTCGTTTGATGAGCGCATCGCACCTGTTAAGACAATAGGAAATGAAAATTGTGTCGTTAACTCTAAGAAGTAAGCTGTTTCTTCTAATGTATCTGTTCCATGTGTAATGACAATCCCATCGACTTGGCCATTATTTGCTTGTTTCATGATGAGATCACGTAATTCAAGCATTTCTTTTGGTGTTATATGCGGGGATGGTAAATTAAAGGCTTCGATTTCAGTAATATTAGCAAATTCAGCAAGCTTTTGGCTGATGCCAATTAGTGGATTTTGCTCATTTGGTAACACGGCACCAGTTTCATTCATTTTCATTGAAATGGTTCCACCAGTATGTATAAGTAAAATGTTTTTTTTCATTGTAAAATTTCCCCCGTTCAATAAATTCATTCCTATTTAATGATATAATGAAAAGTGAAGCATTTGTATAGCTAAAGTTCTTTTTGTGAGTGTTTATTTGGAAGTTTACATATGATATAATGGCTCTTATTTTGCGCATTTTCTGTAGGAAACTAAAGAAAACTTGTGACAGCACAAATACTCAAGTGAATATTTTATGTGAAAGGAGCGCAACGAATGTTTATATTGGTTACGGCAGCGATTGCGCCCGGTTTAGCATTATTAAGTTATTTTTATTTACGAAATCAAATGGCGACGGAGCCGCGTAGAACATTAATTCAATCCTTTATTTTGGGAGCACTAATTACATTCCCAATCATGTTTATTCAATATGTCCTAAAAGAGGAAGGCACTATAACAAATCCATTTGTTTCAAATGTGTTACTTTCGAGTGGGATGGAAGAGTTTTTTAAGTGGTTAATTATTTTTTCCTTCATCTATCGTCATGTTGAATTTGATGATCCGTACGATGGTTTATTATATGGCGCTGGTACATCATTAGGATTTGCAACCGTTGAAAATTTATTATATTTACTTTCATTCGGTATTGATTCTGCTTTCTTGCGAGCACTTTTACCAGTATCTAGTCATGCATTATTTGGCGTTGTGATGGGATACTATTTCGGTAAAAGTAAATTTGCAAAAAATGATAAGGCAGTCGAATATTTAATTTTATCATTATTTGTTCCTATGATTTTACATTTGGTTTATAACTCTATTTTAACCTTTAAAGGTTTTTGGATATCTTTAATTGCTCCATTTATGTTCTATTTATGGTGGCTTGCATTACGAAAAGTAAAACTCGCCCATCAACATTTAGTTGATCATTTAATTGAACAAAATAAAATTTAACGGTTTTTATTTTCGCTTAATACGTGAAAATAAAAACCGTTTTTTCATTAAAACGTATAAAAGCCACAATTTTTTACATGCTATGAAAAAGGAGTGATATAGAGTGATAAGAACATTAATTATTGCTGTCATTTTGACGTTTGGCACAATCTCAATAGTCAAACCACCTGAAACTTATGCATTCTCAGGCCAAGTAATTGAGCGCGGAGCCTTTGGAGACGATGTCATAGAATTACAAGCAAGACTCCAGTACTTAGGATTTTATAATGGAAGAATTGATGGAAAGTTTGGATATGGAACTTATTGGGCACTTCGGAATTTCCAACAACAATATGGATTAACAGTCGATGGAGTTGCTGGGAAATCGACAAAAGATAAACTGGCTAATAATAGTGATTTTGACAAGGAATGGGTACACACTCAAATTAATGCGGGTAATGAATTTACTTATTACGGTGGAAAACCATTAGATCAACAAGTGAAAACGAATAATGGAACTGCGAAGAAGGGAGCATCTAATAGTGCCAGTGTTCAACTTCCAGTAAAGTATTCAGAACGTGATTTGCAGCTAATGGCAAATGCTGTTTATGGTGAATCTCGTGGTGAACCTTATGAAGGACAAGTGGCAGTGGCTGCGGTCATTTTAAATCGTTTAGAATCACCAGACTTTCCTAACTCAATTTCAGAAATTATTTTCCAACCAGGTGCATTTACTGCAGTTGCTGATGGACAAATTTGGTTAACTCCAAATGAACGAGCGAAAGAAGCAGTTCTTGATGCAATGAATGGCTGGGATCCGACAGAAAACGCATTATATTATTTTAATCCTAAAACAGCGACAAGTAAGTGGATCTGGTCTAGACCACAAATCAAACAGATTGGTGAACATATTTTCTGCTATTAAAAAATAAAGGAGGGACGGTATGAAAAACTTAGTATATTTGATGGCTATTGCTATTTTGGCACTTGGATTATATGCGTACGATACAAAAGCAGACAATGCTAGCTTACAAAAAACGCTTCATGCACAATATACAAATTCATTAGCAGGGGCATCTGAGAAATTATCCAACCTACAAGATTCAGTTTCTCAATCATTATTATTTCAAGATGAAGCCGCACTTAACAATGAGTTAGATAACATTTGGCGAGTTAGTAATGAATTGCGCTCGGATATTAGTAGTTTACCGCTAACAAGAGAAGTATCAAACGATTGGATACGTTATATTGGTAATATCGGTGAAGAGGCGAAATTAGCTGCGGAAACTGGAGATTATAAAAGTTGGCAAAAAAAGATGTCTGTCGTTAATTCAAATCTAAATGCTTTATCAGATGAATGGACAGTGGCTACTTCCATATACTTTGACCAAGATGGTGACTTTTCTAAGTGGGAACGTGTAGCAGGATTAGAACCGGACGAATCACCGTTTAAAAATATCTCAGCCAACTTAAAGAACTATTCTGAAACTGACTTCCCATTAACAGCCAGTGAGTCGGATTATAAAAAGAAAATTGAACTTAAACATATTGAAGATGAAGAAATCACAAAAGATCAAGCCATTGATGTACTAGAAATGTTACTCCCTGGAATTAAAGATGCAACCTATACAGTAACACAAAGTAAAAAAGATGCTGCTTATCCTTTCTATCACATTCAGTTTGTGAAGGGTAGCAGAGTTGGATATGCAGATATTACTGTGAAAGGTGGACATATTTTATCTTTCTTATCTGAACGTCCTGTTCAAGAAAAGAAAGGTGTCACACAAGAAGAAATTAGGAAATTAACTAAACAATTTTTAGAGCGAGCGGGATATAAAGATTTAGAAATTGTTGAAGAACGTGAAAACCATGAAGCTTGGCATATTTCGTTGGCACGTGTAGTAGATGTAGGTGAGGAGAAAGCTTATGTTTACCCAGACGGAGTTCAATTAAAAGTTTCGAAAGATAGCGGAGAGCTTCTTGGACTAAATGCAATGGAATATATTCAAAAAGAACAAATTAAAGAACAACCTGTTAAGCCAATTGATTGGAAAACATTCTTCAGACCAGGTGCGGTTGTAGAAGAAGAAAGAATGGCTTATACAGAAAACGATCAATTTATGTTAAGACTTTGTTATGAAGTGATTGTTCGTATGGATGACAAATCAAACGATACGTTCCGAATTGTTGTTGATACAGATACGCATGAAGTGGTAAAAGTGGAAAATTTAATGTAAATTTAGTGGAAATTATAGAAAAATAGGTTAATTCGTGTAATAATTTTATTATTATACTTACACGAGGCGAACCTATGGAACTAAAAATTGGAACAACACTAACATTGGAATCTATTCACTCAGAGCGATCTGAAAAGTTTCACTGTAAAATTGTAGAACTAAAAAATCAAGTTATTTATATAGACTATCCAATAAATACAGTGACGAAAAAAACAGCTTTTTTATTAGATGGAGCACAATTTCACGCCACGATAACAAATCAACATGTGAGTTTTGCTTTTAAGACGGAAGTATTAGGACGTGTCGTGAAAAACATACCAATGATTATACTCTCTTGCCCACCAAAAGAAGAGTTCATTAAAGTTCAACGACGCCAATTTGTCCGTGTTAATACATCTGTTGACGTTGCAGTAGAATTTAATAATCAATACTTTCAATTTGTTACAGATGATATAAGTGCCGGTGGATTGGCTCTCATTTTAAAATCAAGTGTTTTATTTAAAGAAAACGATGATGTCAAATTAACAATTGTTCTCCCTTATAAAAATAAAGAAATTCGCTATGTTCGGACGGATGCAAAGGTAATTCGAATATTTGAACGAAACGGCATTAAATTAGCTTCACTTGAGTTATTTGATACGGATGAGGTGGACAAGCAATACATTGTACGTTTCTGTTTTGAAAGACAATTATTAAATCGAAATAAAGAACTTAATATTTAACCTACCTTTTATCATATAAAGGTAAGTCTTTACATGTAGTGTAGTTGGAGTTTGAATAACTTTGGCTACACTTTTTATTATTCCAGAAAATGTATCACAATAGGTTGATGAAAGTTTCTCACTTAGGCAAGGGTGTTTCATATTAAA
Coding sequences:
- a CDS encoding XylR N-terminal domain-containing protein; the encoded protein is MLQSETFEHYEDKTISTTSATFGLLRKELISNLGMKRAKAFLLRYGWNLGVAHAKEVLKNPTKLEDMLNKGGELHLQTGQISKMISERTLEIGENGEVIYIYATGKWLDSFEVKEHIKNHGISDHPVCHTLAGLGSGYTSMILKRKVFLKEIKCRAMGHEDCVYEMRLEEEWHDHPEMLEEIKLYNESSFIDELNYTYEQLLEQKNYIEKVSTFHDTLTTKLSEGQSIEELVRTVSETLHLPVTVEDLNFQARIYEGFTEGEYEKLNEDFLNSLSRTRSGKIQSVTYNKTFIIRGQYHNRLVTPITVQKQIIGYFTFIYKDKTIELENDMKFIQRAASSAALYFLNEKTSIEAVENMKGYFFEQLLLKQYASESGVIYRGYYMGIDLKEPYYIATLNCSSNQRDTSSMEFYDQIIQSITRYLEMQSFNILITEFNKQIVMLLPKVQDLSFILGNILSHLNNQFRIVNFRIGLSNVSDTIEHITESLEESQIALRINNDDQVVYFENASIVGTLINSKNMMTIRRKAEKELQPILQLKEAKRDELLKTMYVFLLNGGNLQQSISDLSLSMSGLMYRVSKIEKLLNKELRNPIVAYELLLMLDALKILGDIEV
- a CDS encoding acyl-CoA dehydrogenase family protein; translation: MSQAVKLENPILFARSLVSKLRERAQETEDIRRIPEATIKELKEGGLFTMLRPKRYGGQELNLRTYSEAVVEISRGCASTGWIVALCAIRELMVAESFSEKAHEEIFGQNPDDVLFAGVYEPRKCIAKKVDGGYLIEEGFWMFCSGSLHATWGYFGMPVYDEEGVMIDQKLMTLPFKELEINDDWHTLGLRGTGSNSVTMKNVFIPDHRVTSFNEALNGNFESTHLRDIPLYHSALFPGLILSLGLPGLGVIKNALEIFKDALPYRRAVHMGVEFVKDASSTHAILAEATLKVETAEHYFYNLADEIDRWASKKKYMDRPARVKALADIGYANKLLKEALDLLLAGSGSGFVYDGHPMQRIIRDFLTLHSHRSLSPIITLENYGRVLSGLESNALRY
- a CDS encoding VOC family protein; amino-acid sequence: MTKPEISKLGYVSLVSTDLEKSLVFFKEVIGLEETEVVDGVHYLRAWGDFQHHTLSIRQGDRAYVSHISWRTKQKEDVLAFKELLENEGINVQKIEPWTTPGIGEAIRFTVPSGHTFELYYDVKKPAADEKRASVLKNQTYKAWAKGISPRRIDHVNLHTSEDWKETYSFFQDVLGFKLREYLKEDESNQILAGWMSVTALVHDVALVSRQKDELPTPARLHHLSYWVDDSQDVLRAADICREHGLNFCGPGKHSISQALYLYVADPGSGCTVEVFSGGYLIFEPDWEPVAWNASERAFGNTYWGDSITKKEIIKHTIEA
- a CDS encoding alpha/beta hydrolase; translated protein: MVNVTSQITSELIKTEDFETFLNRSGEGNEETILFLHGSGPGVTSIANWQAALTDAGEKFHCLAPDLYGFAGSSHPDEPLKNRQQWMDQWVKQIIQLLDHLGVEKTHLVGNSLGCSVALELLIEYPERVNKVVLMGPGGTPNTKISYELARAKSFYDNPSKKKLQQIMSWFVYDAEKMRPTIEAITDSRYENAMRPEVRRSNDSIFSTVAVPVPTVALNRIENEVLLVHGLNDKVCSIESSYYLLEHLKNAHLHVFGQCGHWTQLEEKDRFNHLIQEFFSNKL
- the tcuA gene encoding FAD-dependent tricarballylate dehydrogenase TcuA; amino-acid sequence: MSNNESFDYQTDVVVIGAGNAAMCAAISASENGARVIVLEKSPEREKGGNTTFTHGSIRFAYNDQNDIKEIIPDMEEEDFRITDFGSYTEEQFYEDLCIMTDYKTDPTLASILTGESFETMKWLVKHNIRFIPIYGRQAFKIDGIFKFWGGMVLESVGGGAGLVDALHLEASRLGATILYETMAVELLHNDDGIYGVVIKEKGKTKRIHTNSVVLASGGFHANVEMRTKYLGQKWDIVHTRGSRYNTGEGIQMALNIGALPAGNWSTAHSVTGDRYLPDFEEGFQRLSYPFGIMVNADGKRFVDEGADFRNYTYAKYGRIILQQPNNCAWQIFDAKVAPLLREEYKGKKVTKVKANTLEELADKIGEIHKVNFLQEIKSYNESIDQSTPFNPNIKDGRQTIGLNVPKTNWANTIDTAPFEAYAVTCGITFTFGGLKINERAEVQSIQYNKINGLYAAGEVVGGLFYSNYPGGAGLMAGSVFGKIAGENAAKHAVQTTVVK
- a CDS encoding asparaginase, which translates into the protein MKKNILLIHTGGTISMKMNETGAVLPNEQNPLIGISQKLAEFANITEIEAFNLPSPHITPKEMLELRDLIMKQANNGQVDGIVITHGTDTLEETAYFLELTTQFSFPIVLTGAMRSSNELGADGVYNLVEAVRVACDENARDKGVIVVMNDEIHHSFNITKTSTSSINTFQSPQYGPIGLVTKKVVHFHHAPIRRRFVEVHSIQKRVALLKVYAGMEADLVEMLMECHYDGVVLEGLGQGNVPPDVVKGIKKLLNANIPVVAVSRCFNGIAEGVYGYEGGGKSLEELGVIFATGINGQKARLKLLIGLNQVSAPVDMKEYFN
- the prsW gene encoding glutamic-type intramembrane protease PrsW, whose product is MFILVTAAIAPGLALLSYFYLRNQMATEPRRTLIQSFILGALITFPIMFIQYVLKEEGTITNPFVSNVLLSSGMEEFFKWLIIFSFIYRHVEFDDPYDGLLYGAGTSLGFATVENLLYLLSFGIDSAFLRALLPVSSHALFGVVMGYYFGKSKFAKNDKAVEYLILSLFVPMILHLVYNSILTFKGFWISLIAPFMFYLWWLALRKVKLAHQHLVDHLIEQNKI
- the sleB gene encoding spore cortex-lytic enzyme; protein product: MIRTLIIAVILTFGTISIVKPPETYAFSGQVIERGAFGDDVIELQARLQYLGFYNGRIDGKFGYGTYWALRNFQQQYGLTVDGVAGKSTKDKLANNSDFDKEWVHTQINAGNEFTYYGGKPLDQQVKTNNGTAKKGASNSASVQLPVKYSERDLQLMANAVYGESRGEPYEGQVAVAAVILNRLESPDFPNSISEIIFQPGAFTAVADGQIWLTPNERAKEAVLDAMNGWDPTENALYYFNPKTATSKWIWSRPQIKQIGEHIFCY
- a CDS encoding germination protein YpeB, with product MKNLVYLMAIAILALGLYAYDTKADNASLQKTLHAQYTNSLAGASEKLSNLQDSVSQSLLFQDEAALNNELDNIWRVSNELRSDISSLPLTREVSNDWIRYIGNIGEEAKLAAETGDYKSWQKKMSVVNSNLNALSDEWTVATSIYFDQDGDFSKWERVAGLEPDESPFKNISANLKNYSETDFPLTASESDYKKKIELKHIEDEEITKDQAIDVLEMLLPGIKDATYTVTQSKKDAAYPFYHIQFVKGSRVGYADITVKGGHILSFLSERPVQEKKGVTQEEIRKLTKQFLERAGYKDLEIVEERENHEAWHISLARVVDVGEEKAYVYPDGVQLKVSKDSGELLGLNAMEYIQKEQIKEQPVKPIDWKTFFRPGAVVEEERMAYTENDQFMLRLCYEVIVRMDDKSNDTFRIVVDTDTHEVVKVENLM